The genome window ACCAAAATTATCCTCTTTAGTTAGTAGTTAGTAGTCAGTAGTCAGTAGTCAGTGGTTGATTAATTTTTTTTTCAACTGACAACTGACAAAAGACAACTGACTAATTCTTATTTAAAACTCTAAAGCTGCGGGCTTGCTCTTCTAACCTTGTTGCGAGGCGATTACAAACCCGATTACATAGCTCAAAAATCATTTCATCTTCCACCCGATAGTAAGCACAAGTTCCTTCACTGCGGCGGCTAAGGATTCCGGCTTGCCACATTACTTTTAGGTGCTTCGATACATTTGCCTGAGATGTTTGTGTTGCCTTTACCAACTCTTGCACGCATTTTTCCTCATCCCGTAGCAAGTGTAACAGCCGTAGACGCATTGGCTCACTTAACAGGCTGAAGTATTCGGCTACTTGTTGCACTACTTCTGGTGGTACAGGCAACGCTTGTTTCATCAGGATTAACCCGTAAGTATTTCAGAGTTTTTACAAAGACTCATCATGATCATATAGATATTAATACTTAATCGGGGTTAATTCGCATCAAAGGTTGACCATATTCTACAGGTTCGCCATTTTGAACGAGAATTTCCATCACCTGTCCAGAGACTTCGGCTTCGATTTCGTTCATCAGCTTCATGGCTTCGATGATACAGACTGATTGACCAACCTTAACGCG of Anabaena sphaerica FACHB-251 contains these proteins:
- a CDS encoding ArsR/SmtB family transcription factor, coding for MKQALPVPPEVVQQVAEYFSLLSEPMRLRLLHLLRDEEKCVQELVKATQTSQANVSKHLKVMWQAGILSRRSEGTCAYYRVEDEMIFELCNRVCNRLATRLEEQARSFRVLNKN